The sequence TCCCTTCGCCGTGAACGGCCTCGGCCTGACCTGGATGCCCGCGTCCTCCGTGTACGACCTCGCCATGAGCACCGGTCTCCAGGGGGCGTCCGAGGACACGGGGGGCCTGGTCCTGACCGGTACCGCGGGGTCGACCTACCGCTTCCTGGTGCACGCCGCCCGGATGCGGGACCGGTGGGGGATCGACCTGGACCTCGGGCTGATCCGGGCCGGGATGATCGCCATGTCGCTGTCGGCCGGCCACCACTCGTTCCACGAGGTCATGCGTGGCGCCCAGTTGGCGCTGGACGGGCTCCCCGGCCACGACCCGGCGCTGGACTACCGGGACAACTGGGGCCGGTACTGGAACATCCACCCGCTCACCGAGCAGGAGCTGCGCGACCACGTCGCCCGGGACGGACTCTTCCCCGACGAGCACGCCAGGGCGCTGCTCGACGTAACGTGATCCTCCGCCGCATGGAAGGTCCAGGGGGCCGGCCGGCCGATCCGGCGGGCTCCGGAGGCGGGCGAGGAGACCGTGATGAGTGAACGGACGAAACCGGTGGTCGAGGTTCCGGCGGGGGAGCCGCCCACCGAGCTGACGATCCGGGACCTGGTCGTCGGAGACGGCCTTGAGGCGCTGCCGGGCAGGGTCGTCCGCGTTCACTACGTCGGGGTGGCGTTCGCGTCCGGGCGGGAGTTCGACTCCTCCTGGGAGGAGGACCGGCCGTTCAAGTTCGCCGTGGGCGGCGGCCGGGCCATCAAGGGCTGGGACCGCGGGGTACGGGGCATGAGGGCCGGCGGCCGGCGCGAGATCATCGTTCCCCCGCGCCTCGGCTACGGCAAGCAGTCACCCTCCGCGCTGATCCCGGCGGGCTCGACGCTCGTCTTCGTCGTGGACCTGCTCACGGTGGCGGGTCCTCCGTGCGGTTCGGCTGCCCGGGAGGCGGATCGGCGTAGACACCTCTGAGCAGGCCGGTGGTCGGCCGACCTCGATCGGACAGCGGTCCGGATCGCGCAGGAGCATTCCCGAACCGGGCGCGGCAGTGCTTTCCGTGGGCACGGTTCACGATATTGCCTCTGGGGCGGATCCACATCGATCGTCGATGCCGCGTCCGTGGCGGGCCGGCTCCCGGTCACGTCCTGGGCCGAGGACGCGTCGCGGCGGAGGCCTGGGGATCGGTGATTCCTCCCGGGCAGAGCCGGTCTTCGTTCCAACCCGCCAAGCGTGCGCCGGCCGCGTACGCGGTGTCGTAGAACCGGAGGATCGAGTCTGACGCGTCCGGCGCGGTGCGCACGTCGTCGTAGGGGAGCAGGGCCAGGTGGGAACCGTTGGTCTGGGTCCACCGTGCGGCGGCCGGTTCCAGCGGCTGCCGCTCCAGCCCGTCGGGTTCCGGTGCCGTGTACGAGTAGAAGGCGGGTTCGGGAGAGGACCGCTCGTCGCCGAACCAGAATCCGCTGCTGATCACCTCACGCGAATACGCCTCACGGGTCACGGGATCGACGGACAGCCCCTGGGCCACGTGCCGGTCGGAGAACCGGGTAACGGCGATGTCGAAGGTGTGCCAGAAGTGGTGGACAGGGCTCGTCTTTCCCGAGTACCCGGCCGCGTACTTCTCCAGAACCAGCATCACCTGGGTGAGGATCGTCCAGTAGCGGTTCACGGCGGCCGGATCATAGGCGGCGTGTTCGTCATCCTCGGCGAATGGCCGGGCGGCGTCGGGCAGGTCGAACGGGTGCGGGTCCTCCGGAAGCACACGGATGCCCAGATGGGCCAGCGCGCCGGTGAACTCCCGGTAGAAGTCGCCGACCGACAGGCCCGTCAGGGGGAACGACACCCGGCGCCCGTCGAGGGTCAGAATCAGGAGACGGTGGGTGGTGAAGTCGAAGTCGACGGTGAACACGATGCCGTCGCCGACCGGGCCGCAGGGCCGGGTGGTGATGCCGTTCCCGGTCAGGTGGAAGGGAACGTTCCACCAGTGGTTGCGCCGGACGCTCACAGCCAGCCGTACCTTTCCGACGATCTGGAGAAACCGGTGCAGCGTCTCCTTCGTCGGGGCCCAGGACTCCCTGGGCAGCGAGGGAAACCGATCCATCGAAGGCGCCTTTCGGTGGCCCGACCCCGCCCGGATGGCCTGGGGCACGTGGCTCCACTCTCGCGCCCGAAGCCCGGGGCCGCATCCGCGGGGCTGCGGGCCCCGTACCGCGTTCGCCTCGCTGCGATGGCCCTTCCTGTCCGGGTCTTCCAAGCTCATGTCATCAGCCATCGCGAAGGGAACTCCGTCGTGCCGTTCACCGCTCCGCGTCGCTACGACGATCTCCGCGCCCTCTACCTCAACTGCACCCTCAAGCCCTCACCGGAAACGAGCAATACCGAGGGAGTGATCGACCGCAGCACCGCGGTGATGCGGTCGGCCGGTGTGCACACGCAGGTGATCCGCCCCATCGACCGGGACCTGGCGGTCGGCGTCCAGCCCGACATGACCGAGCACGGCGCCGCCAGCGATGCCTGGCCGGATCTGTACGCCGAAGTGATGGCCGCCGACATTCTGGTGCTGTGCGGACCGATCTGGCTCGGTGACAACAGCTCTGTGATGAAGCACGTCATCGAGCGGCTCTACTCCAACTCGGCCGAACTCAACGAAGCGGGCCAGTCCGCTTACTACGGGCGGGTCGGCGGCTGTCTCATCACCGGCAACGAGGACGGCCTCAAGCACTGCGCCATGAACATTCTCTACAGCCTCCAGCACATCGGCTACGCCATCCCCCCGCAGGCCGACGCGGGCTGGATCGGCGAGGCAGGTCCGGGACCCAGCTACCTCGATCCCGGATCCGGCGGACCCGAGAACGACTTCACCAACCGGAACACCACCTTCGCGGCCTGGAACCTCATGCACCTGGCCGCTCTCCTGAAACGTGCCGGAGGCATTCCCGCACACGGCAACCAGCGCTCCGCATGGGAGGCCGGCTGCCGCTCCGACGCGTCCAATCCGGAGCACCGCAGCTGAGGTACAGCCGCCCGGGAGCCGGTCCGGCCCGCCGCGCTCCCTCCGGCCGGGCGCAGCCCGGAACGACTGACCGGCCCCCACGTCACGCGCACCACATCCGGAAAGCACCCGAGCAGGAAGGGACACCCCATGTCTGGCCCATCGATTCCCGGTATCGACCCGCAGGCCGCTCCGAGTGGCCCCGGCTGCGCCGACTGCCTGGCAGGGGACGGCTCCGGCTGGTGGTTCCACCTGCGACGGTGCGCCGCCTGCGGCAGCATCGGCTGCTGCGACTCCTCCCCGTCCCAACACGCCACCAAGCACTACCGGAGGACCGGCCACCCCTTCATCACCAGCTACGAACCCGGGGAGGAGTGGTTCTACAACAACGAGACCGGGCAGTTCCACGAGGGCCCGCAGCTTGTCCCGCCCACCTCCCACCCGGCCGACCAGCCCGTTCCCGGACCGGCCGGAGCCGTGCCCGAGAACTGGCAGCAGAAATTGAACTGAGGCCGAACCCTCACCGGACGACGGATGCCGAGCGAGGAAGCCCCCGGTCCGGACACGACACCCAGCCACGCTCGGCACGTGCCCTCCGCAGTTCCGTCGGCGGGATCGAAAGCGTCTGAGAGATGCTCATCGGTGTCGGTTTCCTCGATCCTCTCCGCAGGCCGGCTGACGGCCCGCCGACCCGGTCGGCGCAGCGCAAGCCTCGGGCATTGCGGGGACGCCGCACCGGGTGCGAGGGGCGAGCACCAGCCGTTCGGGTGCTTCCCGCCTGCGCGGCCTCCGGTCGTCCCGGACCGTGGAGACCATGAAACAGAGCACCTTGTCCGAGGTGAAGAGCGCCGTCACCCCCCGGGCCACACTCCTCGTGATCGGGGTCGTCGCCCTCCAACTGCTGTTCGTTGTCTCCTATGTGGGCGCGTTGCACGAGCCCAGGCTCAAGGACGTCGCCTTCGGAGTCGTGGCCCCGCCGGCCGCGGCCGGGCAGACGGTGCAGCGTCTGGACGAGCTGCCCGGCTCGCCGCTGGACCCGCGCGCCCTGCCCGACGAGGCGGCGGCCCGGAAGCAGATCGAGAACCGCGACATCGACGGTGCGCTCGTGGTGCGCCCGGACGGCACCACCGACACGCTTCTCGTCGCCTCCGGCAGCGGCAGAACCCTGGCGGTCGCGCTGGATTCGCTCACCGGCGAGGTGCTGGGGGCCCAGGGGCGTACCGCGCGCGTGGTCGACGTGGCCCCCGCGTCCTCGCAGGACTTCAACGGACTGTCCTCGTTCTACCTGGTCGTGGGCCTCTGCGTCGGCGGGTATCTGTGCGCCTCGATCCTCGCGATCAGCGCCGGGGCCCGTCCGGCCAACCCGACGCGCGCGGCCACCCGTCTCGGCACGATGCTGCTCGTCGCCCTGGCCGGCGGCCTCGGCGGCGCGATCATCGTCGGACCGGTCCTGGGCGCTCTGCCGGGCAGTGTCTGGGCGCTGTGGGGGCTCGGCGCTCTGATCGTCTTCGCCGTCGGCGCCGCGACGCTCGCCCTCCAGGGCCTCTTCGGCGTCATCGGCATCGGGCTGGCGATCCTGCTCGTCGTGATCCTGGGCAACCCGAGCGCGGGCGGGGCCTTCCCCGCGCCGATGCTGCCACCGTTCTGGGAGGCGATCGGCCCGGCGCTGCCACCGGGAGCGGGCACCTGGGCGGCCCGTTCGATCACCTACTTCGACGGCAACAGCATGACCTCGTCCCTGCTGGTGCTCTCCGCCTGGGCAGTCGCGGGAGTCGCTGTCACCATGCTCGCCGCGGTACTGCGGCAGCGCCGCGCGGCCGAGCCGGACTCGCCCCGTGAGGCGTCATGACGAAGGCGCCGTGTCCGCCGACCGGGCCGTCCCCATGACCGGCACGGCCGACGGGCACCGCTTCACGGAGTCGACGGCGATGCGGGCACGTCCCGCTCCCGGCGACGTCAGCGGGCGACGGGGGCCGGGTGGTCACTCACCCGGCCTCCCGCGGCACGAGCCGGACCGGGACCGTGCCGGTTGCGGGGGACGAACAGGGCACGAAGGATGGAAACGCTCATCGCCGTTCGGGGCGTTCTGCTCCGGCGGCCGGACATCGGCGGCCGACGGGCCGCGTGCACTGGGCGTATCCGTGTGCCGTGACCGGCCCCCACGGGTGTGCCACGGACCGGGCGCCAGGTGCGCCCGCGAAAGGGAGTCGACATGACCGAGCTACCCCCTCCGATCACCCCCTACCTGGAACCGGCGGCCAAGGAGCTGTGCGAGGCCACGGATCCGCATCCGCGCATCTACGAGGTCCCCCCGGAGAAGGGCCGCGACATCCTGCTCGGCCTGCAGAGCGACCCGAGCGTCCCCCGCCCGGACGTCGACGAGGAGTGGGTCGACGTGGACGCCGGCCAGTGGGGCACGGTCCGCACCCGGATCATCCGGCCCAAGGGAGCCACCGGACCGCTGCCGGTGGTCTTCTACATCCACGGCGCCGGCTGGGTCTTCGGCGACGACCAGACCCACGACCGCCTCTTCCGCGAACTCACCGTCGGGGCCGGGGCCGCGGGTGTCTTCCCCGTCTACGACCGGGCGCCCGAGGCCAAGTACCCCACCCAGGTCGAGCAGAACTACGCCGTGGGCCAGTGGGTCCTGGAGCACGGGGCCGAGCACGGGCTGGACACCTCGCGGATCGCGGTCACCGGCGAGTCGGTGGGCGGCTGCATGTCGGCGGTGTTCGCGCTGATGAACAAGGAGCGCGGAGGCATCGACCTCAAGGCGCAGGTCCTGCTGTACCCGGTCGCCGACGCCGACTTCAACACCCCCTCGTACCTCCAGTTCGCCGAGGGCTACTACCTCACCCGCGACGGCATGAAGTGGTTCTGGGACGCCTACATCGGCAACCCCGCCCACCGCACCGAGGTGTACGCCGCGCCGCTCCACGCCTCCCTGGACCAGCTGCGGGGCCTGCCCACCACGCTCGTCATCACCGACGAGGCCGACGTCCTGCGCGACGAGGGCGAGAAGTACGCCAACCGGCTCCGCGAGGCAGGCGTGGACGTGACCTCCGTCCGCGTGGCGGGCATGGTCCACGACTTCCTCCTGCTGGACAGCCTGCGCGACACCCGCGCCGCGAACGTCGCCCGCACCCTCGCCGTCGACGCCCTGAAGAAGGCCCTGGACGACGGCTGAGGCGCCCTGACACCGGACCCGGCCGCCCTGTTGGGGCGCCGGGTGCCGGCGTGGGTTGTCAGCGCCGTCGTCCCGCAGGGCGAGGCGGCCGGCGGCGAGTCGGGAGGAGAGGGGCCGAAGCCAGGCCCCGGCGCGGGAACACCGGGCCGGGGCGGGACGGTTACCCCCACCGGGGGCCGAGCCCCGGAGCCGCGGTGGGCCCGCCGCGCACTCGGACCCCGACCCGACTGCGTGGAAGGACCTCTTCATGACCGACCGGCCCCTGACCCTCATGGCCGTGCACGCCCACCCCGACGACGAGGCCACGGGAACCGGAGGAGTGCTCGCGCGGTACGCGGCGGAAGGCATCCGCACGGTTCTCGTGACCTGTACGGACGGCGGTTGCGGTGACGGGCCGGGAGGCGTCAAGCCCGGCGACCCCGGGCACGATCCGGCGGCCGTCGTCGCGATGCGCAGCCAGGAGCTCAAGGCGAGCTGCGACGTCCTGGGCGTGAGCGACCTGGAGACGCTGGACTACGCGGACTCCGGGATGATCGGCTGGCCGAGCAACGACGCTCCCGGATCCTTCTGGCAGACCCCGGTCGAGGAGGCCGCCGCCCGGCTCGCGGAGCTCATGCGGCACTACCGGCCCGATGTCGTCGTCACCTACGACGAGAACGGCTTCTACGGGCACCCCGACCACATCCAGGCCCACCGCATCACGATGGCCGCGCTGGAGATGACCACGCTGACACCGAAGGTCTACTGGACCACGATGCCCCACTCGGCGATGCGCGAGTTCGAGAAGACCCTGCGTGAGTTCCAGGAGGACCTGCCGGAGCCGGACCCCGCCGAGGCTGCCGCGATGGCCGAGATCGGCCTCCCCGACGACGAGATCACCACGTGGGTGGACACCACCGCGTTCAGCGGCCAGAAGTTCGACGCGCTGGCCGCGCACGCCAGTCAGGGCGAGAACATCTTCTTCCTGAGGATGGGCAAGGAGAGGTTCGGCCGGCTGATGGGCATGGAGACCTTCGTACGGGTCAAGGACACGACCGGGGCGGCCGTGCCCGAGAAGGACCTCTTCGCCGGACTCCGCTGACCGGCCGCCCGCACGCCCCCCTCGTACGACGGGGGCGTGCGGCCGTGTCGTCCCCGCCACCGTCCTGCGCCGCAACCGGCGGTGGGGCCGGTGCGCGTACGCACCGGCCCCACCGCGGGAGCAGGCCGGCCACGCCTGAGGCAGAGGCGGCCGGGGGCTGTCAGGCCACGTCGTAGCGGTCCAGGTCCATGACCTTGGCCCAGGCGGCGACGAAGTCCGTCACGAACTTCTGCCGCGCGTCGTCGCTCGCGTAGACCTCGGCGAGGGCACGGAGCTCGGAGTTGGAGCCGAAGACCAGGTCGGCACGGGTGCCGGTCCACTTGACCCGGCCGGAGGCGTCGCGGGCCTCGAACTCGTCCTGCGTCGACGACGTCGACTTCCAGGTGATGCCCAGGTCGAGCAGGTTCACGAAGAAGTCGTTGGTCAGCGTGCCCGGGCGGTCGGTGAGCACGCCGTGCTGCGAACCGCCGGTGTTGGCGCCCAGCACGCGCAGACCGCCGACCAGGACGGTCGTCTCCGGGGCGCTCAGCGTCAGCAGGTTCGCCCGGTCCAGGAGCAGGTACTCGGCGGGCAGCCGGGCCGCCTTGCCGGTGTAGTTGCGGAAGCCGTCGTACGCGGGCTCCAGGGCCGCGAAGGACTCGACGTCCGTCTGCTCCTGCGTGGCGTCGACGCGCCCAGGGGTGAAGGGGACCTCCACCTCGACACCGGCGTCCTTGGCCGCCTGCTCGACCGCCGCGTTGCCCGCGAGGACGATCAGGTCGGCCAGCGAGACCTGCTTGCCGCCCTTGGCGTTGAAGGACTCCTGGATGCCTTCCAGCGCACGCAGGACCTGCGCCAGCTCGTCCGGGTCGTTCGCCTCCCAGCCGCGCTGCGGCTCCAGCCGGACGCGGGCGCCGTTGGCGCCGCCCCGCTTGTCGCTGCCCCGGAAGGACGCGGCCGAGGCCCAGGCGGCCGAGACCAGCTGCGCGACGGTGAGGTCCGTGCCCAGCACCTGCTCCTTGAGCGCGGCGATCTCCGCGGCGTCCAGCACCTCACCGGTGCGCGCGGGCAGCGGGTCCTGCCACAGCAGCACCTCGGAGGGCACCTCGGGGCCCAGGTAACGCTGGATCGGTCCCATGTCGCGGTGCGTCAGCTTGTACCAGGCGCGGGCGAAGGCGTCCGCGAACTCCTCCGGGTTCTCGTGGAAGCGGCGCGAGATCTGCTCGTACGCCGGGTCGAAGCGCAGCGACAGGTCGGTGGTGAGCATCTGCGGCTTGCGCTTCTTCGACGCGTCGTGCGCGTCCGGGATGGTCGGCTCCGCGTCCTTGGCGACCCACTGGTGCGCACCGGCCGGGGACTTGGTCAGCTCGTACTCGTAGGCGAAGAGGTTGTGGAAGAACTCGTTGCCCCACCGCGTCGGCGTGCTGGTCCAGGTCACCTCCAGACCGCTGGTGATGGCGTCCCCGCCCTTGCCCGACTTGTAGGAGCTGCGCCAGCCGAGGCCCTGCTCCTCCAGCGGGGCGCCCTCGGGGTCCGCACCGACGCTCTCGGCCGGACCCGCGCCGTGCGTCTTGCCGAAGGTGTGGCCACCGGCGATGAGGGCGACGGTCTCCTCGTCGTTCATCGCCATCCGGCGGAAGGTCTCGCGGATGTCGCGGGCGGCGGCGACCGGGTCCGGGTTGCCGTTGGGGCCCTCGGGGTTGACGTAGATCAGACCCATCTGGACCGCGCCGAGCGGGTTCTCCAGCTCACGGTCGCCGGTGTAGCGCTCGTCGTCGAGCCAGGTGGTCTCCGGGCCCCAGTAGACGTCCTCCTCCGACTCCCAGACGTCCTCGCGGCCGCCGGCGAAGCCGAAGGTCTTCAGGCCCATGGTCTCCAGGGCGACGTTGCCGGTGAGGAT is a genomic window of Streptomyces sp. YPW6 containing:
- the katG gene encoding catalase/peroxidase HPI produces the protein MTENHESHVFDPVTPDSPETAVPEKPEAQASGCPVAHGRAPHPTQGGGNRQWWPDRLNLKILAKNPAVANPLGEEFDYAAAFEALDLPAVKRDIAEVLTTSQDWWPADFGNYGPLMIRMAWHSAGTYRISDGRGGAGAGQQRFAPLNSWPDNGNLDKARRLLWPVKRKYGQALSWADLMILTGNVALETMGLKTFGFAGGREDVWESEEDVYWGPETTWLDDERYTGDRELENPLGAVQMGLIYVNPEGPNGNPDPVAAARDIRETFRRMAMNDEETVALIAGGHTFGKTHGAGPAESVGADPEGAPLEEQGLGWRSSYKSGKGGDAITSGLEVTWTSTPTRWGNEFFHNLFAYEYELTKSPAGAHQWVAKDAEPTIPDAHDASKKRKPQMLTTDLSLRFDPAYEQISRRFHENPEEFADAFARAWYKLTHRDMGPIQRYLGPEVPSEVLLWQDPLPARTGEVLDAAEIAALKEQVLGTDLTVAQLVSAAWASAASFRGSDKRGGANGARVRLEPQRGWEANDPDELAQVLRALEGIQESFNAKGGKQVSLADLIVLAGNAAVEQAAKDAGVEVEVPFTPGRVDATQEQTDVESFAALEPAYDGFRNYTGKAARLPAEYLLLDRANLLTLSAPETTVLVGGLRVLGANTGGSQHGVLTDRPGTLTNDFFVNLLDLGITWKSTSSTQDEFEARDASGRVKWTGTRADLVFGSNSELRALAEVYASDDARQKFVTDFVAAWAKVMDLDRYDVA
- a CDS encoding PIG-L family deacetylase translates to MTDRPLTLMAVHAHPDDEATGTGGVLARYAAEGIRTVLVTCTDGGCGDGPGGVKPGDPGHDPAAVVAMRSQELKASCDVLGVSDLETLDYADSGMIGWPSNDAPGSFWQTPVEEAAARLAELMRHYRPDVVVTYDENGFYGHPDHIQAHRITMAALEMTTLTPKVYWTTMPHSAMREFEKTLREFQEDLPEPDPAEAAAMAEIGLPDDEITTWVDTTAFSGQKFDALAAHASQGENIFFLRMGKERFGRLMGMETFVRVKDTTGAAVPEKDLFAGLR
- a CDS encoding FKBP-type peptidyl-prolyl cis-trans isomerase, whose product is MSERTKPVVEVPAGEPPTELTIRDLVVGDGLEALPGRVVRVHYVGVAFASGREFDSSWEEDRPFKFAVGGGRAIKGWDRGVRGMRAGGRREIIVPPRLGYGKQSPSALIPAGSTLVFVVDLLTVAGPPCGSAAREADRRRHL
- a CDS encoding alpha/beta hydrolase, giving the protein MTELPPPITPYLEPAAKELCEATDPHPRIYEVPPEKGRDILLGLQSDPSVPRPDVDEEWVDVDAGQWGTVRTRIIRPKGATGPLPVVFYIHGAGWVFGDDQTHDRLFRELTVGAGAAGVFPVYDRAPEAKYPTQVEQNYAVGQWVLEHGAEHGLDTSRIAVTGESVGGCMSAVFALMNKERGGIDLKAQVLLYPVADADFNTPSYLQFAEGYYLTRDGMKWFWDAYIGNPAHRTEVYAAPLHASLDQLRGLPTTLVITDEADVLRDEGEKYANRLREAGVDVTSVRVAGMVHDFLLLDSLRDTRAANVARTLAVDALKKALDDG
- a CDS encoding UBP-type zinc finger domain-containing protein, giving the protein MSGPSIPGIDPQAAPSGPGCADCLAGDGSGWWFHLRRCAACGSIGCCDSSPSQHATKHYRRTGHPFITSYEPGEEWFYNNETGQFHEGPQLVPPTSHPADQPVPGPAGAVPENWQQKLN
- a CDS encoding DUF5996 family protein encodes the protein MDRFPSLPRESWAPTKETLHRFLQIVGKVRLAVSVRRNHWWNVPFHLTGNGITTRPCGPVGDGIVFTVDFDFTTHRLLILTLDGRRVSFPLTGLSVGDFYREFTGALAHLGIRVLPEDPHPFDLPDAARPFAEDDEHAAYDPAAVNRYWTILTQVMLVLEKYAAGYSGKTSPVHHFWHTFDIAVTRFSDRHVAQGLSVDPVTREAYSREVISSGFWFGDERSSPEPAFYSYTAPEPDGLERQPLEPAAARWTQTNGSHLALLPYDDVRTAPDASDSILRFYDTAYAAGARLAGWNEDRLCPGGITDPQASAATRPRPRT
- a CDS encoding DUF3533 domain-containing protein, with product MKQSTLSEVKSAVTPRATLLVIGVVALQLLFVVSYVGALHEPRLKDVAFGVVAPPAAAGQTVQRLDELPGSPLDPRALPDEAAARKQIENRDIDGALVVRPDGTTDTLLVASGSGRTLAVALDSLTGEVLGAQGRTARVVDVAPASSQDFNGLSSFYLVVGLCVGGYLCASILAISAGARPANPTRAATRLGTMLLVALAGGLGGAIIVGPVLGALPGSVWALWGLGALIVFAVGAATLALQGLFGVIGIGLAILLVVILGNPSAGGAFPAPMLPPFWEAIGPALPPGAGTWAARSITYFDGNSMTSSLLVLSAWAVAGVAVTMLAAVLRQRRAAEPDSPREAS
- a CDS encoding flavodoxin family protein; protein product: MALPVRVFQAHVISHREGNSVVPFTAPRRYDDLRALYLNCTLKPSPETSNTEGVIDRSTAVMRSAGVHTQVIRPIDRDLAVGVQPDMTEHGAASDAWPDLYAEVMAADILVLCGPIWLGDNSSVMKHVIERLYSNSAELNEAGQSAYYGRVGGCLITGNEDGLKHCAMNILYSLQHIGYAIPPQADAGWIGEAGPGPSYLDPGSGGPENDFTNRNTTFAAWNLMHLAALLKRAGGIPAHGNQRSAWEAGCRSDASNPEHRS